Part of the Bubalus bubalis isolate 160015118507 breed Murrah chromosome 9, NDDB_SH_1, whole genome shotgun sequence genome is shown below.
TCGGGCCCTTCTCCGGCTGTCCCCGAAGGCGTGGAGATCGTGGGACGTGACGCGGCCACTACGGCGACAGCTCAGACTCGGAGGCTCCCGGGGTCCCTCAATACGCCTTCGACTGTTAGCAAGACCGGACCAATTGCAGGAGGCGTTGCCTTCTTCACCGCCCCAGCTTGAGCTGCACTGGCGGCCAAGCGCCACCAGGGGGCGCCGTCACGCGCATGCTCACACTCGGGACGGCTGCCCGCTCGGGGAGGGGCGCTGCTGTCATTTGCAGAGCCTGCGCGCGTCGCTTGAGGACCTGGGCTGGGCCGACTGGGTGCTGGCGCCGCGGGAGCTGGACGTGCGCATGTGCATCGGCGCGTGCCCGAGCCACTTCCGGTCCGCTAACACGCACGCGCAGATGCAGGCGCGCTTGCATGGGCTGAACCCTGATGCTGCGCCAGCGCCCTGCTGCGTGCCTGCCAGCTACGAGCCGGTGGTGCTCATGCACCAAGACAGCGACGGCCGCGTGTCACTCACGCCTTTTGACGACCTCGTGGCCAAGGACTGTCACTGCGTGTGAGCGGCCCTGGTCCTTCATTTATGGCATGGACGCACTGGAAAGACTTTAGTTGTCCTTCCCGGTCTAGTGGGCTCCTGGAACCTGAAATACCCTATTCATAACCGTTGCTGTCTGCTCCCTCCCCCCGCAAAcctatgtatttatatttctatttattattaatttattgggGTCGTCTGCCTGGGGACtagagggctggggaggggtggtcTGACAGGGTGTGTGTTTATGAAAAAACCCTTGTAATAAACGTGAGGCTGTCTGACCAGCCCTCTGTGGTGCCCAGGCTGGAGTCAATGACCTTGGGAAGAGCCCCAACCCCAGCCCCGTTGGCCTCAGTTCCCCCAGGGGATCTGATATGGGATGATTGAAATAGGCCAGGGAATGGGTGGCAGGACGTTCTCTGGGGATGCGGGGAAACTGGATGATGCTCATGCtgtcaatgggcttccctggtggctcagacggtaaagaatctgtttgcaattcAGGAGGGGggcggggttcgatccctgggtcaggaagatcgtctggagaagggaatagctacccactccagtattctttgtgtgtgtgattttgttttttaaaatttatcttttaattgaaggataattgctttataaaattttgttgttttctgtcaacactcccaacactccagtattcttgcctgcagacaaagacagaggagcctggtgggctgtacatttcatagggtggcaaagagtcagacacgactgagcgactgacactttgtTTTCACTGTCAGGACATCCATGGGACCCACAGGCAGCCGGGGACATCCCTCTCGCTGTTTCTGTGTTTCTCTATCTCCCTGTTCCTCTGCTTTTGTTTCTGAGACCCTTTGGGGTCTTATTCTCCCTCCATGTCTTCTCTCTTGGTACTCCTGTCTCTGTAGGTATCTGGCCCCGTCTTGATCACCATCCTGCGGTCTCTCCCCCCATGGGGGTCCCCTTTCCAAACATGGGCAGCCCAGAGTCACATCCATCTGCCATCAAGTGCACTGTGTGTGAATCCACCACTGACCTAGAGGAGCCCCCTTCCCTCTGCTGTTGTGGCACCTCCCTTCATGTTAATGGTGCGTCTATCCTTTCATATAAAAAGAGCATgcgtggagggacttccctggtggtccaatggttaaaattccatgctttcactgcaggggacatgggttcgactcctggtcagggagctgagcaTGGCTCATGCCTCATAccagtgtcaaaaaaaaaaaagagagagagtaggGAGACAAAAGGTGTGACATTTTCATGCACGTCATATCTCCCAGGTTAAATCCTTTTCTACTTAGGATCGTGGAATTGCTGAGATGTGCCAAGTCCAGCCCCCTCCTCACTTGCCTGTTCACCCTAAGGAACTGGAACAGGGGTCTGGAGGAGACAGTTCCAGCTCCAGCAGTGAGTGCAATGTCCCCTGTGAAGCCCCCCACCCAGAGGCAGATTGGAATGACTAGGTGCCCCTGAATGTATCTAATGAGTACCCACTTTGTGCCAGGCCTTGGCTGCGCCCTGAGGAGAGGAAGTGACAAGGTAGGCAAAAACCACTCCATTCCAGCTCGGTCAAGTGCAGGAGACAAATGAGAACAAGATAGATGAGTAAGAGAGCAGTCATAGGGGAGCAGCTGATTTGCAGCAAGGACTGTGCCAAGGAGTCAACCCAGGCAATGCATTAGTGAACGGAGGGAGATAgatgattgggggcaggagttgGGGCTTGAGCCATGTAGGACCGGGATGCAGGGGTGCAAGGAAGCTGAAGACCCTCATAGGTCACCTCTCCCACTTTGGATCACTCCCAGGTGGTGTGATTCAATAAGACTCAATGTCAGGATGACCCAAAGGCAGCAGATGCTATGCTGAGTCTTTCCCCAAACACCAAGTGTTGCCTTTGCTGGACGCCACTGCCCCTGTGTCTTTTCATGCCTCCAAGCTGGTCCCCCTGCCCAGCGTGCCTTGTCCTTTCTACTTCTCAAACACCTATGCATCCTTcaaaacccactccagattcCCCTCTTACATACAGCCTTTTAAAAACGCCTTCATTCATCTCTCTCTGGGGATCCTGGCTCTCACTTTCCCTCTGGTCCAGGCTTGACCTCCCAGGACTGGGGCTGTCTGTGTCCAGCTCTGTCTCCCATAGTTTGAGGGCTTGAGAGAAGCCAGGCTGGAGACAGCTGACAGGAAACCCAGCTGAGGCATGAGCTGGGCAGTGATGAACTGAGTTCTGGCAGTGATGAACTCTGCCTGAGGAAGAAGCAGGAATGGCTTCTTGGAGTGGCAATGGTGCTGTACCTAGACCCAGAAGGATGAGTTACGGTGTCTCAAGATATTAGAGCTAAAGCAACCTTAGAGACCAGTTCTGATCACCCTGTTTTACACGTGGGGGAACTGACGCCCAGAGATTTCACGATGGGGTCAGGAATTGGACCCGTGCCTCCTGATGCCCAGGCCAGAGTTCTACACCTGCATACAGATGCTTAAGAGTAAGAAGATGTGGAAGGGGATGGCAGTCTGGGCAGACAGATGGCATGCATAAGGGGTGTCAGGAAATGAAAGCTGCAGGAGGGAAGTGAGCTTGATGGGAGAGGAGGCCCAGATCAGAAGGGCAGAGGAATGGGAGAGGGTGGTGAGTTGGACAGGGCTGGGTCCACGCAGGTCTCAACCACCAGGCTGAGAATCTGGGGGCACTGTGGAGCCATAGAGGGTGTGTGAGCAGGGGAGGAGCACAGTCCTATTCTTGAGTTATAAAGACCCTTCTGAGGCTGGTGTGGGCTGCCTTGGGGGCCAAGACTGGATACCAGGCATCTGAGAAAGGGGCCTGAAAGGGACAGAGGGGAGAGACTGGGGGGTTGGGAGCAATTGAGGAGTCTCAGCGTTCTTGTCTTGGGAGCTCAAGAAATCCGCACTCTGAGGAGCCCACTCACCAAGCCTCGTCTgtcctgaagaatttatttgggCCATGCTTGCACGCTGACAGGGAATGCCAACAGAGTTCACACATTGACTCTCCCATCCCCATCCACATTGGGGTCTCTCCTCCCGTTCTAGCAGCCGAGTGGCCTGAGGGGGCAGAGTGGGCTAGGGATGGGGCTCCAGAGCCGCTCTGGGGCCTCAAGGATGACCCTCCTCTGGTCCCATTCCTCAGACGGGAGGACTGAAGCCAGGGAGGAGCCAGAATGCCCCATCACCTGGAAGGGGACAGGCTGGAGTTTGAGATGGTGAAGATGTTGCTCAGCGCCCAGGGACCACATACTCCTCGTCATCCAATGGGACCTGGCTCAGCGACTGCAGGTTGCAGTAGACAGGCTGGGATTCATGCTGGAGGCTGTCATAGGTCATGTAGAAGTCGCCGCCCTCTGAAGGGGGAGACCTATGGGGAAAAGACAGATGGGAGGTCAGGCAGGACTCGGGGAGCAGGCACATCAGCTTTTAGAGGCAAAGTAGTTCATGGTGATTGAGTCCACTCCAATtacctatggggcttccctggtgactcagaggttaaagcgtctgcctgcaatgcgggagacccgggttcgatccctgagtcgggaagatcccctggagaaattaCATATGAGAGGAGTGAGGACCCTGGCAGTGGTCTCCCAGCCTGGCCCAACTTTCTGTGAAGAAAACAAGCAGGGAGCAGTGATTCGGGGAAGATACTGTGCATTCAGCATTGTAATGCTGTGGTCTGAGGACCTTGAGTTATggcagggtttttgtttttttcttccttaaagctGAGATAGTTGCCCTTTTTTTACATTCAAATTTAGTTTTTGGTTTCCTCTTGAAAAACTGGAAGCTCTGGTGCCTGGAGCTGAATCAGCGCCCCTTCAGATGGGAAATTTTCCCCCAGGTCTCCTGAAGCAACTGACTTTGGGcctcaatacaaaaataaatctctgaggctcagtttccccacccaTTGAATGGATCGGGGAGGAGGTAGCTTCTAGGAATGTCTTGCTATGGTGGGCAAGACCCCAAAGAAGAACTTTCCTGCCTCCGGAACATCCTAACCCCACCCCTGGCTCCTCCTGGAACAAAGGCCCTATTGACGAAGTGGTGTCTATCAGTCATTTATACTTTAGTATAAATTactccaaaatacataaatggtTGTATGGGGATGGAAGTCAGGGTTTGTTTTAGTCTCTGCttctgaccttgagcaagtcattctCCTGCCCCCCCAGAACCaccatctctttctttttattcggCTGGGCCGCctagcttgtggaatcttagttcctggaccaggaattgaacctgtaccctcagcagtgaaaccacagagtcctaaccactgggccgccagggaattTCCAGAAACTATTCCTGCAACTGTGAGGTGTAGGGTGAGATTGACACATTCTGTTGTAAACAATGTTTTTAGAGGAGCCTGGACCTGAGATCTTGGGGACAGCGAAGCAGAGGCGGGCATCAGAACATACACTGCCTTAGGAAGTCTGGTGCCTTCTACTCCCTACCACAGACCACTTCTGCTTTTGAGCCGTATTTGTATCTGCTTTGCATATGCTCTCATTTCTCATCAATAACTTCCCACAGGCCTCCCCATCTTTTGGATTCTGCTGCCCAGCCCAGTCGTGAccctcttcccttcctgcttgggtcctcccagccccctccaaCCTCAGCCCTGAAGTCTTGCCTTCTTGAAACACATTCACAGCAGTCTCTGTTCTCTCCCACCTCCAGGGCTTTGTTCCTCCTTGTGCCTGCCCCCCAGAAACCCCCTCTCTCATCCAACCTGGAAACAGACCCATCTGTCTAAGCCTAGCCCATTTGGGGGGCAGGGCTTTGTGGGGGTAGAGAGATACAGATGGCTTTCTTGGCATCTCCTATGTGTCAGGGGGAGATAGGGATGTGGTCTCATTttacagagacagaaacagaggttCAAAGGCAGCCTGGGGTCACACGAGATCTAAGCCTAGGCTGCTGATCACGAACACAGAGCCCCCACCACCTTGAacacctgcctcctccctccacatccttgtcagccAGAAACTGGGTTTGCAGGTCATGCAGGGGAACGTGTGTCTTCTCTACAGGAACTCACTTAATTCTTATCCCAGCTCTGTGAGGCAGAGGGCtgttattaaccccattttatctaggaagaaactgaggcccagagaggggaaactacttgcccaagatcacacagcctatgagaggcagagccaggagtTGGACCCTGGCCATCCAGCtccagagactcacagacacacgCGTGTGGGTCACTCACCTGTGTTCATCCCACTGGTGTCTGGCAGCCGGTGGGCCCACGAACATGTTCTCGTAGTCAGGGGTGGAAGATCTGGGCGGGGTGTTGGCTGGGGGCTTAGGCCTGCGGCCTTGGCTACTGTACCTTGGCTGCCTGCCCGAGCCAGACCTGGAGCCATCCTGAGCAGCCAAGGTTTTGCTCAGGTTCTGGCCCATCCGATGTCTACAGAATCTCCAGGCCAGCACTGGGCCAGCAATGGCAAGCACAAGGAGCAGGCTTCCGCTGGCCGCCAGGGCGCCAATGGCTATCTTGGTCAGGCCAGAGGGGCAGCTCACGTCCAAGAAGACAGAGAGGTTGTGCCAGGCACCGGTGGGCACATCCAGGCACCTTGGAAGCTCTGGGCCAGAGCAGTTGTCCTGCCGATCTGTGTGCCAGTCTAACAGGGCACAGCTGCAGTCAGCCAGAAGGTCGAGGCCGCAGCGCTTGGCCAGCGCCCTGTCCACGAAGTCCAAGGAGTTGTTGGTCACAATCAGCAACTGCAGCTTCTCCAGGTCCCTGAAGAAGGACCACGGGAGCCGCTGAAGGCCGTTTGCAGACAGGTCGAGGAGCTGCAAGGATCTGGCCTGCAGAGACTGGTTCTGAGGTAGCTGGGTCAGGATTTTGCCGCTGAAGTTGAGGCAAGTGTCAGAGTATTCCGTGGTCCAGTCCATGTACCCCGAAACCACGCTGCACGACGACGTCTGGCTGCCTGCCTGGTGCAGCAGCAGCGGCAACAAGAGCGCCCACATCAGGGGACCCCCCATTCAGGCAACCTAGGCAGAGACACCGGAATCCAAGCCCAGACCTCAGCTTGTGGTCGCCCTCCCCCTTGCCacttgtatatatatagagagatagatagatgtatatatttttatagctcAGGCCACTTCTGAAGTGTTAAAACGCAGCCTTTCGCTGGTTGCTCCTCTTTGATTGGCTCTGGCCTCAGTCTCCCCTTCTGGGGAATGGGTACCTAACCCTGATGCCTCAGGGGCTTGAAAGGCAAAGAGGTGACTTGGCCCAGTCAGccccttccctttctttcagaTATGCCCCTTCGGGCTAGGTTGCCcaatttccccaaatattttggGAGAGCTAGCCGGCCAAGACAGGACTATATGCAAATGAGCTGTTGCCCCGGAAACGACCCCGCCCCTCTGCCTTTCTACTGACCTGCAGGGCACTGGGAGTCTGGGTCTGAGTCTTGGGTTGGAGTGCTAACGAgtaccaccaccccccaccccctcccgctCTGGTTTGCACAGACCCAAGTTCCAATGCCTCCTTCCTACCTTTCTGGTCCTACTGCCTGGCCTTGGCCTCGGTTGTGCTGGAAGTTGCCGGCCGCGTGGTGGCTCACCTGGACGTGGGGGGTCAGACGGTCCGACCCTCCCCGGATTCCGATCCACTGCGATGCCTGGCGCTCCTCACGCTCTGCACCCAGCTACTCATGGGGAAGAGGAACTGGTGCAGAGTGAAGTGCAGAGGGGAAGAATAAAGAAGACCCAGAGACCCGCCCCCGCTCCCCTCCGGCCGCGGAAGGCCTCAAGAATCGGGATTCTCACGGGAGGGGCAGGGGCGGCAGGCCTGCTTCCTTCTTGCTGAGACTCAATGACTATATGTCCCCCAATAACACCCCAACTAACTGCTACCTCATCAACTCACTCTCACTTCCCAATCTCAGCTCAGTTGACTCCCAACCCATgcgttcatttattcattcaacaaactttaTCCATGCTGAGCCCCCCCAAGAGGCTCCGCCCCCGGTCGGTTTCTCTAGGAGCATCCAGTCTTGGAAAAAGATAAAGCTGGACACAGACACCCCCAGTCTGACGGAGTCAGGTCAAGGTCAGAGTGAGGGTCAGGGTACTggaaggtttcctggagaaggaggcaTTAGAGGTGGGGTTTCAACACATGAATGGGAATTTGCCAAGGATTCCTAGAACCTGCCTTTGATTTTCCAAGCTCttaccctctcccacagactcaGAACTCTCCTTGTGTATGAACATGCTGTGGGGGGCATCGAGAGGAGGGCTCGTGGGAAGAGGACTTTGGGTCTGGGGCTTGGAGCAAGAGTTGCAGTCGCAGGCAGAAATGAAGGCGGCGCAGACTGCAGCGAGAAGGCACAGCAGGAGCACAGGCGCTGTCGCTTGAGAAGCCACGCCGGCCTGCGCTAGAGTGGTTAAGAGTGACAGCCTCGTTAGCAGTGGAGCGGCTGGAGGGGCGAGGGTAAGTGGAGGAACTGGCGATGGGTTGGGGCCAGGCAGCGAAGGCCTCCAAAGCCAGGCTTTATTCCCAGGGCCAAGGCAGGTGTGTGAGCAGGGGAGGGCCACTGTGTGAAAAGATTCTTCTGAAGggagcctgggctctggaggTGGGGAACCCTTTCAGGAGCCTGGAGTCTCAGGAGGCGAAGGCAGCCTGAGTCAGATCCCAGGAATAGGAACACAAGAGCGATTggggggactgccctggtggtccagtggttaaaactcagtgctgtcaatgcaagggacacaggttcaatctctagtcatgccacattgttattcagtcactcagttgtctccgactctttgtgaccccatggactgcagcacaccagtcttccctgtccatcaccaactcccagagtttgctcaaactcatgtccattgacttgatgatgccatccaaccgtctcatcctctgtggtgtgggaaaaaaacaaaatgagggcTTGAGGAGGGAATGGGCACAGGTGGGCTGGGAGAGGGTCTCTGCCTCACTGGGGTCCTGGCTTTAGGCAGACCAGGTTCAAATCCTTTCTAGTCCCTGGTTCATGGCTTGACCTTAACTGTTCTTTATCatagtttccacatctgtaaaatagaataaatgtcaagagtcttctcctggaCTTTGGGAGGCTGGAGTCTACTCCCCCATGCTTTCCCCTCTCCTCAGACTCTGCCCCTTTCTATCTTCAAACTCAGAGGAGTTTTGCATATTTATCAGATGTGCAAAAATTCAAAAGTGTGATGACCCCCTGTGCTGGCCAGATGTGGGGAGACAAGCAACCCCACACGTTGCTGGGGGAGCATCAGTGGCTCAGAGCAATGGAAGGCATC
Proteins encoded:
- the LRRC25 gene encoding leucine-rich repeat-containing protein 25 translates to MGGPLMWALLLPLLLHQAGSQTSSCSVVSGYMDWTTEYSDTCLNFSGKILTQLPQNQSLQARSLQLLDLSANGLQRLPWSFFRDLEKLQLLIVTNNSLDFVDRALAKRCGLDLLADCSCALLDWHTDRQDNCSGPELPRCLDVPTGAWHNLSVFLDVSCPSGLTKIAIGALAASGSLLLVLAIAGPVLAWRFCRHRMGQNLSKTLAAQDGSRSGSGRQPRYSSQGRRPKPPANTPPRSSTPDYENMFVGPPAARHQWDEHRSPPSEGGDFYMTYDSLQHESQPVYCNLQSLSQVPLDDEEYVVPGR
- the GDF15 gene encoding growth/differentiation factor 15; its protein translation is MPGQRPAAPHRSRMLLMLLMFSWLRSGGALSLTQEHLQTFQGPSNVHSSPDISRFRELRKRYEDLLTRLRANQTWEDSNSDLIPPPQVRIVTPKLRLGPGGHLHLRIPRVNLTEGLPAASRLHRALLRLSPKAWRSWDVTRPLRRQLRLGGSRGPSIRLRLLARPDQLQEALPSSPPQLELHWRPSATRGRRHAHAHTRDGCPLGEGRCCHLQSLRASLEDLGWADWVLAPRELDVRMCIGACPSHFRSANTHAQMQARLHGLNPDAAPAPCCVPASYEPVVLMHQDSDGRVSLTPFDDLVAKDCHCV